From the candidate division KSB1 bacterium genome, one window contains:
- the ybeY gene encoding rRNA maturation RNase YbeY — MLNLFWRQHAPVMGTTSLEVNFVDEKTIRALHEAFLRDPSVTDVITFDLGAMPGGRLAAMAVCVPVAENYARRHGASLREELQRLVIHGVLHLLGYDDHTAAGKKLMRRRENQILRQVFHHEPGNRTF; from the coding sequence GTGTTGAATCTATTTTGGCGGCAACACGCTCCTGTCATGGGGACAACCAGCCTCGAAGTAAATTTTGTCGATGAGAAAACAATTCGTGCTTTGCATGAAGCTTTTTTGCGGGATCCCTCGGTCACTGATGTGATCACATTCGATCTCGGCGCGATGCCAGGCGGCCGTCTCGCTGCGATGGCGGTTTGCGTTCCAGTGGCTGAAAATTACGCCAGGCGCCACGGCGCGAGTCTGCGCGAAGAGCTGCAGCGCTTGGTTATTCACGGTGTGCTGCATTTGCTGGGCTATGACGATCACACCGCGGCGGGGAAAAAACTGATGCGACGCCGGGAAAATCAAATCTTGCGCCAAGTTTTTCATCACGAGCCCGGCAACAGGACTTTTTGA
- a CDS encoding cytochrome c, whose product MPDPAWETPNDHRAADSPEASQRLIFLLQYLATDYDRAVHNGEVVDSLEYAEMKRFSQEAAVIYQTTAATQPRTLEKLSRLRQLIADKAALASIRQICAELVGSLVKEKNLLVFPQRAPELARGEELFRENCVSCHGTGGAGDGPAADTLNPKPRDFTAAERMNDCAPLQFYQAISFGIEGTAMPSFAQAFTPDECWSVAFYLMTLRRDFQPLESSAPQKFTLRELATKNNRELQTILASQNHQKRTDSSFRYIDYWRQNPPELTLEEYVMITETHLKESLAAYLRSDSARAKLLADDAYWLGFEPIERRLQPRAYLKFEQLIAELHACIEARGPQKKARALVKAMLDILGQARRQKVLLPGS is encoded by the coding sequence TTGCCAGACCCGGCCTGGGAAACCCCAAATGATCACCGTGCCGCCGATTCCCCAGAGGCAAGCCAGCGGTTGATTTTTCTTTTGCAATATCTGGCCACGGATTACGACCGCGCCGTGCACAACGGGGAAGTCGTGGATTCTCTCGAGTACGCTGAGATGAAACGATTCTCGCAGGAGGCGGCAGTGATCTATCAAACGACAGCGGCGACACAACCGCGCACGCTCGAAAAGCTGAGCCGGCTCAGGCAATTGATCGCCGACAAGGCTGCGCTGGCCTCGATTCGCCAGATTTGCGCCGAGCTGGTCGGCAGTCTCGTCAAAGAAAAAAATCTGCTGGTATTTCCGCAGCGGGCGCCGGAGCTTGCCCGCGGCGAGGAGTTGTTTCGTGAAAATTGCGTCTCATGCCACGGCACGGGGGGCGCCGGCGACGGGCCAGCCGCCGATACGTTGAATCCCAAGCCGCGCGATTTTACCGCTGCCGAGCGCATGAACGACTGCGCGCCGCTGCAATTTTATCAGGCGATCAGTTTCGGCATCGAGGGCACAGCCATGCCCTCCTTTGCGCAGGCTTTCACGCCGGATGAATGCTGGAGCGTGGCGTTTTATTTGATGACGCTGCGCCGGGATTTCCAGCCGCTCGAATCGTCTGCCCCACAAAAGTTCACGCTGCGGGAGTTGGCGACGAAAAACAATCGCGAGCTGCAGACCATTCTGGCAAGCCAAAACCACCAAAAGCGCACGGATTCATCCTTTCGTTATATTGATTATTGGCGGCAAAATCCGCCGGAATTGACGCTGGAAGAATATGTCATGATTACCGAGACGCACTTGAAAGAAAGTCTGGCGGCTTATTTGCGCTCGGATTCCGCACGGGCGAAGTTGCTTGCTGATGACGCCTACTGGCTGGGATTCGAGCCGATCGAGAGAAGATTGCAGCCCAGGGCTTATCTGAAATTCGAACAACTCATTGCCGAGCTTCACGCTTGCATAGAAGCGCGGGGGCCGCAAAAAAAAGCGCGGGCGTTGGTGAAAGCCATGCTTGATATTTTGGGGCAAGCTCGCCGTCAAAAAGTCCTGTTGCCGGGCTCGTGA